The following proteins are co-located in the Vigna angularis cultivar LongXiaoDou No.4 chromosome 2, ASM1680809v1, whole genome shotgun sequence genome:
- the LOC108328054 gene encoding pentatricopeptide repeat-containing protein At3g26630, chloroplastic, translating to MKVACCSPEINVPYLGTPRTRFGSEEAHVILQKCSNFKQLKQVHGRIIRFGLIYDQLLMRKLIQFSSSYGKLNYATLVFDQLNSPDTFTWNVMIRAYTISGSPKMALLLFKAMLCQGFAPDKFTYPFVISACVASNALDLGRVTHALAIKMGFWSDLYVQTNLMNLYFKCKDVDDGWKVFDKMRVRNVFAWTTVIAGFVACGRLDTARKLFEKMPSKNVVSWTAMIDGYVKHAQPVKAFNLFERMLVDNVKPNEYTVVSLVRACTEMGSLRLGRRIHDFVLKNDFEIGAFLGTALIDMYSKCGSLDEARKVFDVMQVRTLATWNTMITSLGVHGFRSEAISLFEEMVKANEVPDAITFVGVLSACVYLNDLELAQKYFNLMTDHYGITPILEHYACMVEIYNPAVELDEIYTSGSTLEANHDVAELLHKSKLTNIDDIKKLVQKQYEDLDSSELVIDHSSTSSQPQL from the coding sequence ATGAAGGTGGCATGTTGTAGCCCAGAAATTAATGTTCCCTACTTGGGAACCCCAAGAACAAGGTTTGGTTCCGAGGAAGCACATGTGATTCTTCAAAAATGTAGCAATTTCAAGCAGCTTAAGCAAGTGCATGGCAGAATAATCCGTTTTGGTCTCATCTATGACCAATTGCTTATGAGGAAGCTAATTCAGTTCTCTTCCTCTTATGGCAAATTGAACTATGCCACTTTGGTATTTGATCAACTCAATTCCCCAGATACCTTCACCTGGAATGTCATGATTAGAGCTTATACCATTAGCGGTTCTCCTAAAATGGCGCTTCTTTTGTTCAAGGCAATGCTGTGCCAGGGCTTTGCACCTGACAAGTTTACATACCCTTTTGTGATCAGTGCTTGCGTGGCCTCTAATGCCCTTGATTTGGGAAGAGTGACTCATGCTCTTGCCATCAAAATGGGGTTTTGGAGTGACCTTTATGTGCAGACCAACTTGATGAATCTATACTTCAAGTGTAAGGATGTCGATGATGGATGgaaggtgtttgataaaatgcgtGTGCGCAACGTGTTCGCGTGGACCACTGTGATTGCTGGGTTTGTTGCTTGTGGGAGGCTGGACACTGCCaggaaactgtttgagaaaatgCCTTCCAAGAATGTTGTGTCATGGACTGCAATGATTGATGGGTATGTGAAACACGCGCAACCCGTTAAAGCGTTTAATCTGTTTGAACGAATGTTGGTTGATAATGTGAAGCCAAATGAGTACACTGTGGTGAGCTTGGTCAGAGCTTGTACTGAGATGGGTAGCCTTAGGTTGGGTAGAAGGATTCATGATTTTGTTCTAAAGAATGATTTTGAGATCGGGGCTTTCTTGGGTACCGCGCTTATAGATATGTATAGCAAGTGTGGCAGTTTGGATGAGGCAAGAAAAGTGTTTGATGTGATGCAGGTGAGAACCTTGGCCACTTGGAATACAATGATCACTAGCTTGGGTGTGCACGGGTTTAGGAGTGAAGCCATATCCCTTTTTGAAGAAATGGTGAAGGCAAACGAGGTTCCGGATGCTATCACTTTCGTGGGTGTTCTGAGTGCTTGTGTTTATTTGAATGACCTGGAACTAGCTCAGAAGTATTTCAACCTTATGACTGATCATTATGGTATAACACCTATCTTGGAACATTATGCATGCATGGTTGAAATCTATAATCCTGCTGTTGAGTTGGATGAGATTTACACTTCAGGGAGCACATTGGAAGCTAATCATGATGTTGCAGAATTGCTGCACAAGAGCAAACTCACTAATATAGATGACATAAAAAAACTTGTACAAAAGCAATACGAGGATTTGGATTCCTCAGAACTAGTTATAGATCATTCATCCACGAGCTCACAACCTCAACTCTGA